A part of Streptomyces sp. NBC_01497 genomic DNA contains:
- a CDS encoding ABC transporter permease produces MSNPVTATDPAAEVVQLPTRSPRAPRLPWARYLAAKLGAAVVSFAVTLVIGFVLFNMMPSDPVRTMTRGRPVSPAQLIQLRSQLGLDKPVWQRFLGFVNDTLHGRLGYSWEYQRSVASLVMGRIGPTLLLMGTSFVISVLLGLWLGQRSGWRAGSRFDRITSSIALTLWSVPTFWLGMILLLVCSVGIGPIHGFLPTGGMSDPSLPQSGMRHYVDVAQHLVLPALTMILVVYAQYVTIMRSSIIEETGSPYLLTARAKGLRDDHVRRRHALPNALLPSVTMIFMHLGTLISGAVTVEAVYSWPGLGDLTYEALKIPDLPLLQGTFIVFSASVIIMNLLADLAYRLLDPRVRAQ; encoded by the coding sequence GTGAGTAATCCCGTCACCGCCACCGATCCGGCCGCCGAGGTCGTCCAGCTGCCCACGAGGAGCCCTCGCGCGCCGCGGCTGCCCTGGGCCCGCTATCTGGCCGCCAAACTCGGCGCGGCCGTCGTCAGTTTCGCCGTCACCCTGGTCATCGGCTTCGTCCTGTTCAACATGATGCCGTCCGACCCGGTCCGCACCATGACCCGCGGCCGGCCGGTCAGTCCGGCGCAACTCATCCAGCTGCGCTCCCAACTCGGCCTGGACAAGCCGGTCTGGCAGCGGTTCCTGGGCTTCGTCAACGACACCCTGCACGGCCGTCTGGGCTACTCCTGGGAGTACCAGCGGTCGGTGGCCTCCCTGGTGATGGGCCGGATCGGCCCGACGCTGCTGCTGATGGGCACGTCCTTCGTGATCTCGGTGCTGCTCGGGCTGTGGCTCGGCCAGCGCAGCGGCTGGCGCGCCGGGAGCCGGTTCGACCGGATCACGTCGTCCATCGCGCTGACGCTGTGGTCGGTGCCCACCTTCTGGCTGGGCATGATCCTGCTGCTGGTGTGCAGTGTCGGCATCGGCCCGATCCACGGCTTCCTGCCGACCGGCGGCATGAGCGACCCGTCCCTGCCGCAGAGCGGCATGCGGCACTACGTGGACGTGGCCCAGCATCTGGTACTGCCCGCGCTGACCATGATCCTCGTCGTGTACGCCCAGTACGTGACCATCATGCGGTCCTCGATCATCGAGGAGACCGGCAGTCCCTACCTGCTGACCGCTCGGGCCAAGGGGCTGAGGGACGACCACGTGCGCCGCCGCCACGCCCTGCCCAACGCCCTGCTGCCCTCGGTGACCATGATCTTCATGCACCTCGGCACCCTGATCAGCGGCGCCGTCACCGTCGAGGCGGTCTACTCCTGGCCCGGCCTCGGCGACCTCACCTACGAGGCGCTCAAAATCCCCGACCTGCCCCTGCTTCAGGGCACCTTCATCGTCTTCAGCGCGAGTGTGATCATCATGAATCTCCTGGCGGATCTCGCCTACCGGCTCCTCGACCCGCGGGTGCGCGCCCAGTGA
- a CDS encoding ABC transporter substrate-binding protein: protein MVLRERHRPRTALAATAACALSLAAPAALVSPAAAATPHNAPGKTLRVAMDSSGVDTLNPFTSYFNGSLDIFGSIYPTLTVINKDGRPSPYLATSWSISSDHLTWTFKIRKGLKWSDGRPLTAADAAWTLNLIMTNETAATANGSLVSNFTSVTAPDPTTLVIRTKHPQSNLTYVSTPIYSIPIVPEHIWKAHVAGLKDYRNDSFPVVGYGPWKLTGYKTDQYATLDANKSFILGAPAYDHMVDQLYKNSDSAVAALRSGQLDYINGVNATEYTALKRDSGVSTAESVGNGWTGLELNPGARTRSGKPLGTGNPALTDPRVRRAISLGVDKQTLLKKVIDGYGTVGEGYLTPAWSQWVWKPSPGQEQRYDPAKANQLLDKAGYKRGANGIRISPKTGKALALRLGIHSDDSTDAAIAPYVAGWLKALGIKVVIDPMSMSALNSDLGKGDWDMLMDAWTNGPDPTYILGIQSCTTLPDDQGSGGNTDSFFCDPAYEKLFAKQQTEFDPAQRTKTVDQMQQILYNADVDLMLYNSTTKIALSSDLAGMNTGKPDAQGAYPAQSSFWSWLDATPKAGGGSSSGDVGLWLGIAFAVIVVGAGVAVVRRRAGVDDRE from the coding sequence ATGGTTCTGCGCGAACGCCACAGGCCGCGCACCGCTCTGGCCGCGACAGCCGCCTGTGCCCTGTCCCTGGCCGCCCCGGCAGCGCTGGTGAGTCCGGCGGCGGCCGCCACCCCGCACAACGCCCCCGGGAAAACGCTCCGCGTCGCGATGGACAGTTCGGGGGTGGACACCCTCAACCCGTTCACGTCCTACTTCAACGGCTCCCTCGACATCTTCGGCAGCATTTACCCGACGCTCACCGTGATCAACAAGGACGGGCGGCCCAGCCCCTACCTGGCCACGTCCTGGTCGATATCGTCCGACCACCTCACCTGGACCTTCAAGATCCGCAAGGGGCTGAAGTGGAGTGACGGCCGTCCGCTGACCGCGGCGGACGCCGCCTGGACGCTGAATCTGATCATGACCAACGAGACCGCGGCCACCGCCAACGGCTCGCTGGTCTCCAACTTCACGTCCGTCACCGCGCCCGACCCCACCACCCTGGTGATCAGGACGAAGCACCCGCAGTCCAACCTCACCTACGTCAGCACCCCGATCTACAGCATCCCGATCGTGCCGGAGCACATCTGGAAGGCGCACGTCGCGGGCCTCAAGGACTACAGGAACGACTCGTTCCCGGTCGTCGGCTACGGTCCCTGGAAGCTCACCGGCTACAAGACCGACCAGTACGCGACGCTGGACGCCAACAAGTCGTTCATCCTGGGCGCGCCCGCGTACGACCACATGGTCGACCAGCTCTACAAGAACAGCGACAGCGCGGTCGCGGCCCTGCGCTCCGGCCAGTTGGACTACATCAACGGGGTCAACGCCACCGAGTACACCGCACTGAAGCGGGACTCGGGCGTCTCGACCGCGGAGTCCGTGGGCAACGGCTGGACCGGGCTCGAACTGAACCCCGGCGCCAGGACCCGCAGCGGCAAGCCGCTCGGCACCGGCAACCCCGCGCTCACCGATCCGCGGGTGCGCCGCGCGATATCCCTCGGTGTGGACAAGCAGACCCTGCTCAAGAAGGTCATCGACGGCTACGGCACGGTCGGTGAGGGGTACCTGACGCCGGCCTGGTCGCAGTGGGTGTGGAAGCCCTCGCCCGGCCAGGAGCAGAGATATGACCCCGCGAAAGCGAACCAGCTTCTGGACAAGGCCGGTTACAAGCGCGGGGCGAACGGCATCCGGATCAGCCCCAAGACCGGCAAGGCGCTCGCCCTGAGACTCGGTATCCACTCCGACGACTCCACCGACGCGGCGATAGCCCCGTACGTGGCGGGCTGGCTCAAGGCCCTCGGCATCAAGGTGGTCATCGACCCGATGAGCATGAGCGCACTCAACAGCGACCTGGGCAAGGGCGACTGGGACATGCTGATGGACGCCTGGACGAACGGCCCGGACCCGACGTACATCCTCGGGATCCAGAGCTGCACCACCCTCCCCGACGACCAGGGCAGCGGCGGCAACACGGACTCGTTCTTCTGCGACCCCGCCTACGAGAAGCTGTTCGCGAAGCAGCAGACCGAGTTCGACCCGGCGCAGCGGACGAAGACCGTCGACCAGATGCAGCAGATCCTCTACAACGCCGATGTCGACCTGATGCTGTACAACAGCACCACGAAGATCGCGCTGTCCTCCGACCTCGCCGGCATGAACACCGGCAAGCCGGACGCGCAGGGTGCCTACCCGGCGCAGAGCTCGTTCTGGAGCTGGCTGGACGCGACCCCCAAGGCCGGCGGCGGTTCGTCTTCCGGCGACGTCGGCCTGTGGCTGGGCATCGCCTTCGCTGTCATCGTGGTCGGCGCGGGCGTCGCCGTGGTCCGGCGCAGGGCGGGGGTGGACGACCGTGAGTAA
- a CDS encoding prolyl oligopeptidase family serine peptidase — protein MTVAEDTADPREVRRHGDWPSPLSPELAAAEPGAPSWPAVAGAETWWLAPDPATAAVRLLRRAEPEGAPEEALGPDWPVGSRAIGYGGRPYLVVPGGRTHLLVFCRTSDQRLYAARVPAAGATGPGTGSDVGTAPAPLTPADPPGFRVTYADPVLGPDGDEVWCVREVTRVPTGGAPDDPAPRTVRAVVAVPLSGAAGDDPDAVRVVASSHHFLSGVRVSPDGRRLAWIGWNHPDMPWDTSDLMVSPLHEGRAVDPVRVLGGPGVSVPQAEWAGPDTLYAMADPDGWWNLHRVELAAGRPAAAACVLRTDTECSHPIWRVGATSFAVTEAGVVFAKGGDEQSLVVWDPADGSVTRIAEEWTEFGIGLCGDAHSVAVVAASPTESATPLRVTLPTAPAAAATGAPAAAAAGAPAVVRRCVAPAEEPYRRWLSLPRRRVAVSDGWDVPYVYYPPTNPDHSGPVDALPPLLIDVHGGPTNRTGATRSLALSLFTSRGFAVASVDHGGSTGYGRAYRDRLRHAWGVVDVRDSVAVARSLAAEGLADPRRTAIRGGSAGGWTALAALAHSDVFSCGAVYYPISDSLTWSHGATHDFESRYIESLVGRLPDDEEHHRRVSPLANAAGITVPFVMFQGLDDPICRPDQARRMVEAVDAAHGPGLCFRHLEFPGEGHGFRRGATTLACLRAELALYAQVMGPS, from the coding sequence ATGACCGTGGCCGAGGACACCGCCGACCCGCGTGAGGTCCGCCGCCACGGCGACTGGCCGTCACCCCTGAGCCCCGAACTGGCGGCGGCGGAGCCCGGCGCGCCGTCCTGGCCCGCCGTGGCCGGCGCCGAGACCTGGTGGCTCGCACCCGACCCGGCGACCGCCGCGGTGCGGCTGCTGCGCCGCGCCGAGCCCGAGGGAGCGCCGGAGGAGGCTCTCGGACCGGACTGGCCCGTCGGCAGCCGCGCGATCGGCTACGGCGGACGCCCGTACCTGGTCGTGCCGGGCGGACGGACGCACCTCCTCGTCTTCTGCCGGACGTCCGATCAGCGCCTGTACGCCGCTCGGGTACCGGCGGCGGGCGCCACCGGCCCCGGGACCGGCTCCGACGTCGGCACCGCGCCGGCTCCCCTCACCCCGGCCGACCCGCCCGGGTTCCGCGTCACGTACGCCGACCCGGTCCTGGGCCCAGACGGTGACGAGGTCTGGTGCGTACGGGAGGTGACCCGCGTGCCGACGGGGGGCGCGCCCGACGACCCCGCGCCGCGTACCGTACGCGCGGTCGTGGCCGTGCCGCTGTCGGGCGCGGCGGGCGACGACCCGGACGCCGTCCGCGTGGTGGCGTCCTCACACCACTTCCTGTCCGGGGTCCGGGTGAGCCCGGACGGGCGGCGACTCGCGTGGATCGGCTGGAACCACCCGGACATGCCGTGGGACACCAGCGATCTGATGGTCTCCCCGCTCCACGAAGGCAGAGCGGTCGATCCGGTACGGGTCCTCGGCGGCCCGGGCGTCTCCGTGCCGCAGGCCGAATGGGCCGGCCCGGACACCCTTTACGCGATGGCGGACCCGGACGGCTGGTGGAACCTGCACCGGGTCGAACTGGCGGCCGGCCGCCCGGCCGCCGCGGCCTGCGTGCTGCGCACCGACACCGAGTGCTCGCACCCGATCTGGCGGGTGGGGGCCACGTCGTTCGCGGTCACCGAGGCGGGCGTGGTCTTCGCGAAGGGCGGCGACGAGCAGTCCCTGGTGGTGTGGGACCCGGCCGACGGCTCCGTCACACGGATCGCCGAGGAATGGACCGAGTTCGGGATCGGGTTGTGCGGCGACGCGCACTCGGTGGCCGTGGTGGCGGCGAGCCCGACCGAGAGCGCCACGCCACTGCGGGTGACGCTCCCCACCGCACCCGCGGCGGCGGCCACCGGCGCACCGGCTGCCGCGGCCGCCGGCGCGCCCGCTGTCGTACGCCGGTGCGTCGCCCCGGCCGAGGAGCCGTACCGCCGCTGGCTGTCACTCCCCCGGCGCCGGGTCGCCGTCTCGGACGGCTGGGATGTGCCCTACGTCTACTACCCGCCGACCAACCCCGACCACTCCGGGCCGGTCGACGCACTCCCACCGCTGCTGATCGACGTCCACGGCGGGCCCACCAACCGCACCGGCGCGACGCGCAGCCTGGCGCTCTCGCTGTTCACCAGCCGCGGTTTCGCGGTGGCGTCGGTGGACCACGGCGGATCGACCGGATACGGGCGGGCGTACCGCGACCGGCTGCGGCACGCCTGGGGCGTGGTGGACGTGCGGGACAGCGTCGCCGTAGCACGGTCGCTGGCCGCCGAGGGACTGGCCGACCCGCGGCGTACCGCCATCCGCGGCGGCTCGGCCGGGGGCTGGACCGCCCTGGCCGCCCTCGCCCACAGCGACGTGTTCAGCTGCGGCGCCGTCTACTATCCGATCAGCGACTCGCTGACCTGGTCGCACGGTGCGACTCATGACTTCGAGAGCCGCTACATCGAGTCGCTGGTCGGCCGGTTGCCCGACGACGAGGAGCACCACCGCCGGGTGTCGCCGCTGGCCAACGCGGCAGGCATCACCGTGCCGTTCGTCATGTTCCAGGGACTCGACGACCCGATCTGCCGCCCGGACCAGGCGCGGCGGATGGTCGAAGCGGTCGACGCGGCCCATGGACCGGGTCTGTGCTTTCGCCACCTGGAGTTCCCGGGCGAGGGCCACGGATTCCGCCGCGGCGCCACCACACTCGCCTGCCTGCGCGCCGAGCTCGCTCTCTACGCCCAGGTCATGGGCCCGAGTTGA
- a CDS encoding N-acyl-D-amino-acid deacylase family protein — MRALHFDLLIRGADIADGTGAPLTAGRIGITAGRVHVLPPDAPAHAARVLDVPGCVVAPGFIDAHTHSDLSTLDRTGTVPAHAAVLQGVTTEICGNCGDSAFPAPYPDFGAFARAHAEAGRPNHLASLVGHGTLRGAVVGPTDRAVTTAELDSMCRVLDEALGSGAAGLSTGLIYTPGSYADTAEVTALAAVAARHGKPYVTHLRDEMSRVEAALEEAVRIARDSGAPLHVSHHKTAGRYGWGGTERTLPRLLALRAEGMDVTCDVYPYTAGSTALAAMLPPWAHDGGTTRLLERLRDTGERTRMRAAIADGAAGWENTVGNGGWDRISVAGAVRHPELQGRSIADIAAERGADTLDVVADLLLAEEGDVTIISHSMREDDVRRVLAAPFAMIGSDGVPRPGLPHPRWGGTFVRVLGRYVRELGLLGLTEAIHKMTGATATRFGLPGRGVLRDGAHADLVVFDPAAVADRATFADPLLVPSGIRLVVVAGAVVVEDGAVTSARPGRVLAC, encoded by the coding sequence GTGAGAGCGCTCCACTTCGACCTGCTGATCCGGGGCGCGGACATCGCCGACGGCACCGGCGCACCGTTGACCGCCGGCCGGATCGGGATCACCGCGGGCCGGGTCCATGTGCTTCCGCCGGACGCCCCCGCCCACGCCGCCCGGGTGCTGGACGTCCCCGGCTGCGTCGTGGCGCCCGGTTTCATCGACGCGCACACGCACTCCGACCTGTCCACCCTCGACCGCACCGGGACGGTGCCGGCGCACGCCGCGGTGCTCCAGGGCGTGACCACCGAGATCTGCGGGAACTGCGGGGACAGCGCGTTCCCCGCGCCGTATCCGGACTTCGGCGCGTTCGCCCGCGCGCACGCCGAGGCCGGCCGGCCGAACCATTTGGCGTCGCTCGTCGGACACGGCACCCTGCGCGGCGCGGTGGTCGGGCCCACCGACCGTGCCGTCACCACGGCCGAACTCGACTCCATGTGCCGGGTGTTGGACGAAGCGCTCGGCTCGGGCGCCGCAGGCCTCTCGACCGGCCTGATCTACACCCCCGGCTCCTACGCCGACACGGCCGAGGTCACGGCCCTCGCGGCCGTGGCGGCCCGGCACGGCAAGCCGTACGTGACGCATTTGCGCGACGAGATGTCCCGGGTCGAGGCCGCACTGGAGGAGGCGGTGCGGATCGCCCGCGACAGCGGCGCCCCCCTGCACGTCTCGCACCACAAGACGGCCGGCCGGTACGGATGGGGCGGCACCGAGCGGACCCTGCCGCGCCTGCTGGCGCTTCGAGCCGAGGGAATGGATGTGACCTGCGACGTCTACCCGTACACCGCCGGGAGTACTGCCCTCGCCGCGATGCTGCCGCCGTGGGCGCACGACGGCGGTACGACGCGCCTGCTGGAGCGGCTGCGTGACACCGGTGAGCGGACCAGGATGCGCGCCGCCATCGCGGACGGCGCGGCCGGCTGGGAGAACACCGTGGGCAACGGCGGCTGGGACCGTATATCGGTGGCCGGCGCCGTGCGCCATCCCGAGCTGCAGGGCCGGAGCATCGCCGACATCGCCGCCGAGCGCGGCGCCGATACCCTCGACGTGGTCGCCGATCTGCTGCTGGCCGAGGAGGGGGACGTGACGATCATCAGCCACTCGATGCGGGAGGACGACGTCCGGCGGGTGCTCGCCGCGCCGTTCGCCATGATCGGTTCGGACGGAGTGCCCAGGCCCGGCCTGCCCCATCCGCGCTGGGGCGGTACGTTCGTCCGCGTTCTCGGGCGCTATGTAAGGGAGTTGGGCCTGCTCGGCCTTACGGAGGCCATCCACAAGATGACCGGCGCCACCGCGACCCGCTTCGGTCTGCCCGGCCGGGGGGTGCTGCGCGACGGCGCCCACGCGGACCTGGTGGTTTTCGACCCGGCGGCCGTCGCCGACCGGGCCACCTTCGCCGACCCGTTGCTGGTTCCGAGCGGAATCCGGCTGGTCGTGGTGGCCGGAGCAGTGGTGGTGGAGGACGGCGCGGTGACGTCGGCACGGCCGGGGCGGGTGCTGGCGTGCTGA
- a CDS encoding serine hydrolase codes for MLSGGRPSQLPRSVPPDLPGVLSVAVPGMVEHRADEVLRLASVGKLLLLAEVAHGLTDGDLRADEPVDLLDEDYCGGSGLLTGLSARRWTVADLALLTTSVSDNTATNALIRRVGLERVNDRASALGLGATRLLDRIREPRLPEHPATFAVGTAAELAALAGRIAGDEPWARLLLGWMAGCCDRAMVPALIPHDPEDDSVREVPSTSLWVANKTGVDAGVRCDVGVVRGNRQVCYAVLANCAPGEEFAMTRAMREVGARIAVCAR; via the coding sequence GTGCTGAGCGGCGGTCGTCCGTCGCAGCTGCCCCGCAGCGTCCCCCCGGACCTGCCGGGCGTGCTGTCGGTCGCGGTCCCCGGCATGGTGGAGCACCGCGCCGACGAGGTGCTGCGGCTCGCCAGCGTGGGCAAGTTGCTGTTGCTTGCCGAGGTCGCCCACGGCCTCACCGACGGGGATCTGCGGGCCGACGAGCCGGTGGACCTGCTCGACGAGGACTACTGCGGCGGCTCCGGACTGCTGACCGGTCTTTCCGCGCGCCGCTGGACCGTCGCCGACCTGGCCCTGCTCACGACGTCGGTGAGCGACAACACCGCCACGAACGCCCTGATCCGCCGGGTGGGTCTTGAGCGTGTCAACGACAGGGCGTCGGCGCTGGGGCTGGGCGCCACCCGGTTGCTCGACCGGATTCGCGAGCCGCGGCTGCCGGAGCACCCGGCCACCTTCGCTGTCGGCACCGCGGCGGAACTGGCCGCGCTCGCCGGGCGGATCGCCGGGGACGAGCCATGGGCGCGCCTGCTGCTCGGCTGGATGGCCGGCTGCTGCGACCGCGCGATGGTCCCGGCCCTCATCCCGCACGACCCCGAGGACGACTCGGTCCGCGAGGTCCCCAGCACGTCACTGTGGGTCGCGAACAAGACCGGTGTCGACGCGGGGGTCCGCTGCGACGTCGGTGTGGTCCGCGGCAACCGGCAGGTCTGCTACGCGGTCCTGGCCAACTGCGCCCCGGGAGAGGAGTTCGCCATGACGCGGGCGATGCGGGAGGTCGGGGCGCGGATCGCGGTGTGCGCGCGCTGA
- a CDS encoding LysR family transcriptional regulator, producing the protein MLNTHRLHILATVDQAGSIAGAARQLRLSPSAVSHQLAQLEKDAGVSLVERGPQSLRLTAAGRRLSLRGQEVLALLDSAEKDLRAQSRADSGHLRIGFFASAGYQLLPQSLSRFSRRYPGVELELVEGQPHELALSVQQGAIDALVVFEHALDPWVPPEGVQVKELFHEPQLLVVPAGHPAVRRGQVRLVELAGEQWITSFGTGTPVLSVLERACALEGFVPNIRCRSDHYEVIVGLVRAGMGIALVPSLGINDTTGVQVSRVSGPLLHRKIGVAWRTENPNPVLSSFTAYLGSAASNLLATGRLGGSAAN; encoded by the coding sequence ATGCTCAACACGCACCGCCTGCACATACTGGCCACAGTCGACCAGGCGGGGAGCATCGCAGGCGCCGCGCGCCAACTGAGACTGTCGCCCTCCGCCGTCTCGCACCAACTGGCCCAGTTGGAGAAGGACGCCGGCGTCAGTCTTGTCGAGCGCGGCCCGCAGAGCCTGCGTCTGACGGCGGCGGGGCGACGGCTGTCGCTGCGCGGGCAGGAAGTCCTGGCCCTCCTGGATTCGGCGGAAAAGGACCTGCGGGCACAGTCACGCGCCGACTCCGGGCATCTGCGGATCGGCTTCTTCGCGTCGGCGGGCTACCAGTTGCTGCCACAGTCGCTGTCCCGGTTCTCGCGCCGCTATCCCGGGGTCGAGTTGGAACTGGTCGAGGGGCAGCCGCACGAATTGGCGCTCAGCGTCCAGCAGGGTGCGATCGACGCCCTGGTGGTCTTCGAGCACGCACTCGACCCGTGGGTGCCGCCGGAGGGCGTCCAGGTGAAGGAACTTTTCCACGAACCGCAGCTCCTGGTGGTGCCGGCCGGGCATCCGGCCGTTCGCCGCGGCCAGGTGAGGCTGGTGGAGCTGGCCGGGGAGCAGTGGATCACGTCGTTCGGGACCGGCACACCGGTGCTCTCCGTGCTCGAACGGGCCTGTGCTCTGGAGGGTTTCGTCCCGAACATCCGGTGTCGCAGTGACCACTACGAGGTGATCGTGGGGCTGGTGCGGGCCGGCATGGGCATCGCGCTGGTCCCGAGTCTGGGAATCAACGACACCACCGGGGTCCAGGTCAGCCGGGTGTCCGGCCCGCTGCTGCACCGGAAGATCGGCGTCGCCTGGCGAACGGAGAACCCGAACCCGGTGCTGAGCAGCTTCACCGCCTACCTGGGCAGCGCCGCCTCCAACCTGCTGGCCACCGGACGTCTCGGCGGCAGCGCCGCGAACTGA
- a CDS encoding fluoride efflux transporter FluC: MNWLMVITGAIVGAPLRYLTDRAVQARHDTVFPWGTFTVNIAACAALGFLTGAATATTVPQAVQHLIGPGLCATLSTYSTFSFESLRLAETGSRYFAIANAGVSIVAGLGAAYVGAALAQAVFG, encoded by the coding sequence GTGAACTGGCTGATGGTCATCACCGGCGCCATCGTCGGCGCCCCCCTGCGCTACCTCACCGACCGCGCCGTTCAGGCCCGCCACGACACCGTCTTCCCCTGGGGCACCTTCACCGTCAACATCGCCGCCTGCGCCGCCCTGGGCTTCCTCACCGGCGCCGCCACCGCCACCACCGTCCCCCAGGCCGTGCAGCACCTCATCGGGCCCGGCCTGTGCGCGACGCTCAGTACCTACTCCACTTTCTCCTTCGAGAGCCTGCGCCTGGCCGAAACCGGCTCCCGCTACTTCGCCATCGCCAACGCCGGCGTCAGCATCGTCGCCGGCCTCGGCGCCGCCTACGTCGGCGCCGCCCTCGCCCAGGCCGTTTTCGGCTAG
- a CDS encoding fluoride efflux transporter FluC yields the protein MAFDDTRTDPPAGRSAEPADPGTGIAPGPPERGRGRRREQAQVLAAIAAGGVLGACARYGATLVWPTGTGAFPWTTFWINVTGCAAMGILMVLITERFTAHPLTRPFLGTGILGGYTTFSTATLDTKNLLDGHHAGTALLYVAGTLAAAMLAIWATTTLTRLIALPRTNGEGNQA from the coding sequence ATGGCCTTTGACGACACCCGGACCGACCCACCCGCCGGCCGGAGCGCGGAACCCGCCGATCCCGGCACCGGTATCGCCCCGGGGCCGCCCGAGCGGGGCCGGGGCCGGCGCCGCGAGCAGGCACAGGTCCTCGCCGCCATCGCAGCCGGCGGCGTCCTGGGGGCCTGCGCCCGCTACGGCGCCACCCTCGTCTGGCCCACTGGAACAGGCGCCTTCCCCTGGACCACGTTCTGGATCAACGTCACCGGCTGCGCCGCCATGGGCATCCTCATGGTCCTGATCACCGAACGCTTCACCGCACACCCGCTGACTCGGCCGTTCCTCGGCACGGGCATACTCGGCGGCTACACCACCTTCTCCACCGCCACCCTCGACACCAAGAACCTCCTCGACGGCCACCACGCCGGCACCGCCCTCCTCTACGTCGCCGGCACCCTCGCCGCGGCCATGCTGGCCATCTGGGCCACCACAACCCTCACCCGCCTGATCGCCCTGCCCCGCACCAACGGCGAAGGGAACCAGGCGTGA
- a CDS encoding fluoride efflux transporter FluC — protein sequence MRSNDSEKPAAPEPVDPDVGLSDARQRRESRRSHYAVVAVIAVGGALGALARFGAGRAWPTAAGSFPWTTLVVNTSGCLVIGVFLVTVTELWSAHRLLRPFLGTGVLGGYTTFSTYCVDIQRLVHGGHAGTALAYLAATAAAALAAVSAGVWTTRRIWENWSER from the coding sequence GTGCGTTCGAACGACAGCGAGAAACCGGCAGCCCCGGAGCCGGTCGATCCCGATGTCGGCCTGTCGGATGCCCGGCAGCGCCGGGAGTCGCGCCGCTCGCACTACGCAGTTGTCGCGGTCATCGCGGTGGGCGGCGCCCTGGGGGCGCTGGCCCGTTTCGGTGCCGGCCGGGCGTGGCCGACCGCTGCCGGTTCGTTCCCCTGGACCACGCTGGTGGTGAATACCTCCGGTTGCCTGGTCATCGGCGTCTTCCTGGTCACGGTCACGGAGTTGTGGTCCGCGCACCGCCTGCTGCGACCGTTCCTCGGCACCGGAGTGCTGGGCGGATACACGACCTTCTCCACCTACTGCGTGGACATCCAGCGCCTTGTGCACGGCGGGCACGCCGGCACCGCGCTGGCCTATCTGGCCGCAACGGCCGCGGCCGCGCTGGCCGCGGTGAGTGCCGGCGTGTGGACGACGCGCCGGATCTGGGAGAACTGGAGTGAGCGATGA
- a CDS encoding DUF190 domain-containing protein — translation MSWSTQEALRLTVLIDDTDRWHHKPMCTEIVHRAHAAGLNGASIFHGVEGFGGRQIIHTTRLLSMADDLPVAVVIVDTEERLRDFLPGLEELGIQGLITLEPVQVVRFEQTVGPRP, via the coding sequence ATGAGCTGGAGCACACAGGAAGCACTGCGGCTGACCGTGCTGATCGACGACACCGACCGATGGCACCACAAGCCGATGTGCACCGAGATCGTGCACCGGGCGCACGCGGCCGGACTCAACGGCGCGTCAATCTTCCACGGCGTGGAGGGCTTCGGCGGCCGGCAGATCATCCACACCACGAGGCTGCTGTCGATGGCGGATGACCTGCCCGTGGCCGTGGTCATCGTCGACACCGAGGAACGCCTACGGGATTTCCTGCCCGGCCTGGAAGAACTGGGCATCCAGGGCCTGATCACCCTGGAGCCGGTCCAGGTCGTCCGCTTCGAGCAGACCGTAGGCCCGCGTCCGTGA
- the crcB gene encoding fluoride efflux transporter CrcB: protein MDFLLVLAGGAVGAPARYLTDRAVQARHDTVFPWGTFTVNVIGSLILGILTGAALSGSGGHHVQELLGTGFCGALTTYSTFSYETLRLAEDGARLFAAANVVVSVGAGLGAAFGGFALAQAVT, encoded by the coding sequence ATCGATTTCCTGCTGGTGCTCGCCGGCGGTGCGGTCGGCGCCCCGGCGCGCTACCTGACCGACCGGGCTGTCCAGGCCCGCCACGACACTGTCTTCCCCTGGGGCACCTTCACCGTCAATGTCATCGGATCCCTGATCCTGGGAATCCTGACCGGAGCCGCTCTGTCCGGTAGCGGTGGGCATCACGTGCAGGAGCTGCTGGGCACGGGGTTCTGCGGGGCGCTGACGACGTATTCGACGTTCTCCTATGAGACGTTGCGCCTGGCCGAGGACGGGGCGCGCTTGTTCGCCGCGGCGAACGTCGTCGTCTCCGTCGGCGCCGGCCTCGGTGCCGCTTTCGGCGGCTTCGCCCTCGCCCAGGCCGTCACATGA